In Planctomycetota bacterium, the genomic stretch CCGCGTCCTTGGACCAGCCCTGGCGGCTGTGGGTGTGGTGTCGCTCCTCTCGGGTGGATCGACGGGCGTCTCGTACCTCTACCACGGCGGAGCCGTCCTCGTGGGCTTGGGAGCGTTTGTCAGCGTCTGTGGCAAAGGGGTTGTGCTTCGGCTCTTGCCGGTGATTGCCGCACTGGCTCTGCTGCTTCCAGTGCCAGGACGCGTTCGCGACGTCATCGGCCCGCCGCTTCAGGAACAGACGGCACGCATTGCCTCGGGCGTGCTGGAAACCACCGGCTTCGTCGCCCCCGCCCGTCGCGACATGAGCTCGTCCGCGTCCGCCGCCAACGCTGCGGAGCGAACGCCTCTTCCATCGTTGTCGCTGGTTCCCGAGGCTCGGCTGAAAAACGCCTGCGAGGGCATGCCGACGACGATGCTGCTGGCCGTCGTGATCTACACCTACGCCTTCGCGAGGCCGCTCCGGAATCGCTACCGGTGGCTGCTCCTCATCGCCGTCATACCGCTCGGCCTGGTGGCCAACGTCATACGAGCCACGCCGCTGGTCTGGTTGCTCGCGCGGAACGCGTCGGGTGCACCGGGGGCTGACGGATTGGATGTCGCCACGCAGGTCGGGCTCTATTCCGAATGGCTTGCCGTTCCGCTGGGCCTTGCGGCAGCGGCGTTTGCAGTTCGCGTGCTCGACTGGTCAGGCCTGCACATCTACACGTTCCGGCTCGCCCGATGACCGATCTGCCCTATCGATCAAAGCGACACGGGTGGCTCGCGCCGTTGCTGACGGCGATGCTGCTCGTCTTGGTCGGTGCGGTTCAGCACACGGTCCACCGGCCGCAGGACTGGAGCGGCTACCACGCGGCCGCTCAAGCCAGCGTGCTCGACTTCGAGCCAGGCCAGCTCGAAACGATCGACGGCCGCTGGATCGCTCGCGACCGCCCGCCGCGCGGCCCCGCGTATCCGACGCTCGACCCGATCGCTCTCAGGCGGATCGAGTTCCTCAACTTTGCCGCGACCGCCGATAAGGCGTCAGCCCCGAAGTCGGCGGAACTCGTCCTGTGTCTCGCCCCACGCGACGTGACGGCCCGGGCCTACTGGCCAACCTTCAGCGAGCCCGCCCGCAACGGACGCGTGCTCTCCGAGACGCCCGCCATGCACGCGGCAGCCGGGCGTGCGATCTCTGGCACGGAGTTCGTCGTCGAGCGATCGGACGGCTCGGTCGTTCGTTGCTTCGGATTTCTGATCGTTGCGGCCGGGCCGGAACCCGTCGTGGGCGGCGGGCGAACAACGGGCGACGTGTTCGACATTTTCGCTGGCCAGGGAGACGACAACCACTACAAGCACCGCCGACGCGGCGCGTCGATCGTCCTGGTCTGGCTCGATCCGGTCCTCTCCGCGGCAGACGACCCGGCACGCAACGAGGCTTACGTCGCCATCTTGGACAGCGCAGCCGAGCCGATCGCACGGTTGGCGAACGATCCGGTCCAGGTGGAGCGGCAACCTTCTTCTGGCTCGCGTGTCCTAACCCTGGCAAGCCGCGTCCTGCGGCCGACGTCCGCATCGGAGCGTGCGACGTCTCGTCGGATCGACCAGCCACGGACAGAAGGTGCGATAACGCGCATCCGGCCCTTAGCCAAGCCCGCCGAGGAGCGAGGGCTTCCGATACGTTGACAGCGGCCCGTGCCGCCTGAGACCAGCCCGCTTGCGCACCCCGGCCAGACAATGGCCAAACCCGGCCAGCTTGATGAGCAACACCCCGAACCAGCCGACCAACCTCAAGCTCGCTTCGGGCTCCTCCGACAGCGGCCGAGACTTCTGGGCCGACGTTCCAGCCGTCCCCGTCGATGCGCCGCGCACCGGCGGCTCGGGCGTGATGCAGCGCAAGCAGGCCGACCCGCTCGACCAGGCACGCCGGCTACTGCGTGGCCGCTGGCCGTTGTTGATCGTCCTCGCCGCCGGCGGTGCAATGGTCGGCGGGATGCTCGGCTGGCAGTCCCAAACGCCGACCTATGAGGCCGCCGGTCGCATCTCGTACCGCGCGTCGATTCCCAGGATGATCGAGGGCACCCAGGGCGTCGCTGGCGGGTTCAAAGCGTTCCTGAGCGAAGAACGGACACGTATCGCCGAACACCCAGACATTGCCCAGGCCGCGATCGAGACCGACGTCTGGCAGGAGACCGAATCGCCGATGCGTTGGGAGACCTTCCAGTGGCGTCTCGATGCACGCCACACGGGCGGCGACAACGTCATCATCGTCCGGTTCAACGACGAAAACCCACGCGTTGCCGAAGCCGCTGTGCGTGCAACGCTGAATGCCTACCGAGAGAACTTCAACAATCGCCGCTCGCTCCAGGACGGTCAGCTGCTCTTCAATCGCGAATCGGCGCTGAGTGATCTTCAAGCACGTCTTGCCGGTAAAGAGAACGACATCGCCTCCATCGCACGCAGCTACGGCGGAACAGAGGACCTTGGCGGCGTCGCGACGCTCATCCGTGCGGAAGTCGAAGATGATCGCGAGACGCTTGCCGAGCTCGAGCGCGATCTCGGCAATGCGACGCGGCTGCGTGACAGTGCCGACACCCTGATGCCGACCGATCTCGCCGTCGCGGACGAGGGTCTCATGAACCTGCTGCGGCAGCGCGACGCAACCCGAGCCGAGCTGGCTCGCCTGATGCGCGACTACGGGGCCGGAAACCGTCAGGTGCAAAACCTCCGCAACGACATTGCAAGCCTCGACGAAGAGATTGAGCTCCGAAGCGAGTCCGTTCGGCAGGTCTTTTTCGGAACGATGCCCAACCTGACCGACGGCGTGGGCGAGCTGATCAATGTCACGACCGACTACATCACCAAGACCGAGGCCCGCGTCGACGACCTGTCTCGCCGGCTCGCCGAGCGCGAAGAGCAGCTCAAGGTTGCAACGGCCGACCGCGAAGAACTGGCGCGGATGACGCGTGAGCGCGACAAGCTGTTCAGCGACATCGATGACCTGCGTGCCGAGATTCAGCAGCAGCGGTTCGACGGCATGATCGAAGACACCTTTGTCGACGACGGCATCGGCTGGCTCGACCTCACCATGCCGCCCGAGGGCTCGGCCTACGCGAGTCAGGACAGGCGCCTGCCGATGGCGTTGGGCGGCATGATTTTCGGCGCCGGCGTTCCGACGGCACTGGTCGTCCTGCTCGGTTTGCTCGACAAGCGAACGCGCTTCAGCGACGACGCCTCCGACCTCGCCGCCGGCATTCAAGGTCACAACGGCCAGCCTGCCCCGCTGCTGGGCGTGTTGCCGAACCTGCCTGATCGCCTGAGCGATCCGAATCAGGCGAGCATCGCCGCCCACTGCGTCCACCAGATTCGCACGATCCTGCAGATCCACCATGCGGTGCCGCTGTCCGGGTCCGACGGTGCCACTGAAGAGCCCCGGTCGTTCGCCGTCACCAGTGCCGGCCGCGGCGAGGGCAAGACAAGCCTCGCGCTCGCGCTCGGCCTGTCATACGCAGCCAGCGGCTGTCGCACGCTGCTGGTTGACACCGACCTCCGCAGCGGTGGCCTGTCGCGGCGACTCGACGTCCAGGGCGACGAGGGCATCCTCGACGCGCTCCTCGGCGGTGATCTGCTGCAGGCGACGTGCGAGACCGAAGTCGCCAACCTCGCCGTGTTACCGATCGGCAACGCCAAGGGCAGCCGGGCCGGCGTCTTCAGCCCGGTTGCGGTGCGGCAGATGCTGCGTCAGGCCAAGCGCAACTTCGACGTCATCCTGCTCGACTGCGGCCCGATCCTGGGCAGCATCGAAGCCACGCCCGTCGCCAGCGCCGCCGACGCAACGATCCTCTGTGTCACCCGCGGCCAGGCCAAGCCCATGGTCTCCAAGGCCGCCAAGCACCTCGGCCACGTCGGCGGTGTCGTCGCCGGTCTGGTCTACAACCGAGCCGGCTCGGCCGACTTCGAGCGGTCGGTCGCAGGAATGAACTACCGCGACGCCAGCCGCGAACGTCAGCCTGCCACGACCAAGCGGTCGGGCACCTCCGCCCGCCGCACACCCAGCCGAGCCGCCTGAGCTTCGTCCGTTGACCGAGGCTGCCTTTGCTTCCGCACACCTCCAACGTCCTCCCCGCCCAGGGCCGGCTTGCAACGGCCGGATCGGGGTTGGTGCGGACGATCTGGGGTCTGGAGCCGGTGC encodes the following:
- a CDS encoding exosortase/archaeosortase family protein gives rise to the protein MSALTLHAETFTPPPGQPPEESAIEPRGHVPRQLVAPLPPSQRTWRPKLTIQRVIVAFAFAGLAVLASWWAWVDLVGLIDLHGQNGHIVLVPLAIAILVWVRRQRIAYIRVGTRVLGPALAAVGVVSLLSGGSTGVSYLYHGGAVLVGLGAFVSVCGKGVVLRLLPVIAALALLLPVPGRVRDVIGPPLQEQTARIASGVLETTGFVAPARRDMSSSASAANAAERTPLPSLSLVPEARLKNACEGMPTTMLLAVVIYTYAFARPLRNRYRWLLLIAVIPLGLVANVIRATPLVWLLARNASGAPGADGLDVATQVGLYSEWLAVPLGLAAAAFAVRVLDWSGLHIYTFRLAR
- a CDS encoding AAA family ATPase; protein product: MSNTPNQPTNLKLASGSSDSGRDFWADVPAVPVDAPRTGGSGVMQRKQADPLDQARRLLRGRWPLLIVLAAGGAMVGGMLGWQSQTPTYEAAGRISYRASIPRMIEGTQGVAGGFKAFLSEERTRIAEHPDIAQAAIETDVWQETESPMRWETFQWRLDARHTGGDNVIIVRFNDENPRVAEAAVRATLNAYRENFNNRRSLQDGQLLFNRESALSDLQARLAGKENDIASIARSYGGTEDLGGVATLIRAEVEDDRETLAELERDLGNATRLRDSADTLMPTDLAVADEGLMNLLRQRDATRAELARLMRDYGAGNRQVQNLRNDIASLDEEIELRSESVRQVFFGTMPNLTDGVGELINVTTDYITKTEARVDDLSRRLAEREEQLKVATADREELARMTRERDKLFSDIDDLRAEIQQQRFDGMIEDTFVDDGIGWLDLTMPPEGSAYASQDRRLPMALGGMIFGAGVPTALVVLLGLLDKRTRFSDDASDLAAGIQGHNGQPAPLLGVLPNLPDRLSDPNQASIAAHCVHQIRTILQIHHAVPLSGSDGATEEPRSFAVTSAGRGEGKTSLALALGLSYAASGCRTLLVDTDLRSGGLSRRLDVQGDEGILDALLGGDLLQATCETEVANLAVLPIGNAKGSRAGVFSPVAVRQMLRQAKRNFDVILLDCGPILGSIEATPVASAADATILCVTRGQAKPMVSKAAKHLGHVGGVVAGLVYNRAGSADFERSVAGMNYRDASRERQPATTKRSGTSARRTPSRAA